GCCAGGGCTCCGTCTGTTCCGTACCCGACAGGAAGCCGCGGACGACCGGCGCGCACCCTTCCGCCTGTACGCTGACGAGGCGGGGCCGCTCCGGCCCGATCCAGCCGATGGCCTGCATCTCGTCGAACGCCTTCCACATTCCGATCAGGCCCGTGCCGCCGCCGGTCGGATAGACGATCGCATCCGGGAGCGTTCCCTGCATCTGCTCGAACAGCTCGTACGCCATCGTCTTCTTGCCTTCGACGCGGTAGGGCTCCTTCAGCGTCGACACGTCGAAGGCTTCGCGCGGACCATGCCCGGCGAGCCACTTGCCGGCGTCCGAGATGGTGCCGCGCACGAGGTGCGTATCGGCGCCATAATGGCGGCACTCCTCGACGAACGCGCGCGGCGTGTCCTCCGGCATCGCCACCGTGACAGGCAATCCAGCCGCGGCGCCGTAGGCAGCGAGGGCTCCCGCGGCGTTTCCCGCCGACGGGGCCGCGAGGGCGCGTGCTCCGAGGGCCTTCGCCATCGACACGGCAACCGCCATCCCTCGCGCCTTGAACGAGCCGGTGGGATTGCGCGACTCGTCTTTCACCCAGAGCTGGTCGTCGACGCGCAAAAGCGGAGTGAATCCCTCGCCGAGCGTGACCGCGCCCGCCGGATCGAGGGGCAGGACCGGCCCGTATCGCCACAATGTGGGAGGGCCAGCCGGTTCGAAGCGCTGGAGCGCATAGTCGACGCGCAACGGCATTCCGCAGCGCCCGCACACCGTGCGCAGCGCCCCCGGCTCGTGAAACGTTCCGCACGCGAAGCACGAGAGCCCTTTCAGATGCGGATTCAGCATTGGCGCCGTAATACAACAACAGCAGTGATCCCGTATCCGCCGATCGAGCCGCCGCATATCGCGGTGCGCTTTCCCGAGCCGCGGCGTGGCGAGGACGTCGTGGCGGTGAGCCGATCGCTCTCGCCGGCGTTGGTACTGGAGGCCTACCGGGGAGGCATCTTTCCCTGGCCCGTCCGTCAGGGCCTCGTGCCTTGGGCATCGCCCGATCCGCGCGCGATCTTTCCGCTCGCCTCGGCGGGGCCATGGCCGCGCACGGTGCGTCGCGCCTTCCGGTCGGATCTCCGCGTCTCGTTTGACGAAGCGTTCGACGACGTCATGCGTGCATGCGCGGATCGGCCGAGGGAAGGAACCTGGATCACGCCCGACATCCTCCACACGTATTCGGAGCTCCACCGCCTCGGCTGGGC
This region of Deltaproteobacteria bacterium genomic DNA includes:
- a CDS encoding threonine synthase, producing MLNPHLKGLSCFACGTFHEPGALRTVCGRCGMPLRVDYALQRFEPAGPPTLWRYGPVLPLDPAGAVTLGEGFTPLLRVDDQLWVKDESRNPTGSFKARGMAVAVSMAKALGARALAAPSAGNAAGALAAYGAAAGLPVTVAMPEDTPRAFVEECRHYGADTHLVRGTISDAGKWLAGHGPREAFDVSTLKEPYRVEGKKTMAYELFEQMQGTLPDAIVYPTGGGTGLIGMWKAFDEMQAIGWIGPERPRLVSVQAEGCAPVVRGFLSGTEQTEPWLSPRTEAYGLRVPNPIGGFICLRALRETRGTALAVAENRIGPAAQELSRRSGIDVCPEGGAAWAAVKDLSASGWLKPRDRVVVFNTGTGLKYR
- a CDS encoding leucyl/phenylalanyl-tRNA--protein transferase, translating into MRIQHWRRNTTTAVIPYPPIEPPHIAVRFPEPRRGEDVVAVSRSLSPALVLEAYRGGIFPWPVRQGLVPWASPDPRAIFPLASAGPWPRTVRRAFRSDLRVSFDEAFDDVMRACADRPREGTWITPDILHTYSELHRLGWAHSVEVWHESTLAGGLYGIAMGALFAGESMFHRVSGASKVAFASCVDRLRERGFLLFDVQVLTAHLSLLGCREISRDDYRARVREALGRSARFV